GTCATATCAAGGTAGATCTGATGGTAGGCGTTTTTCCCAGGTACGTGTGCGGGCCCAACGCACGCCGGCTTCGACTACGGGTCCGAGAGCGGGGCAAAGGCCGTGTCACTCATTGCGCGCGACAAGGTCCTAGACCTCATCTACTACAATGGCGGTGGACACTTTATCATGCCCGCCCCTCTACCGGGCGTCCAAGTCGTTGCGCGTTACGCCGagccgccgtcgcctgATGCCGACATCGCCGCGGTCCAGATCACCAGAGGCAAGGGCAAAGCCCTCCTGCTCTCCGTGCATCCCGAGTATCCGCTCGAGGACCCTCCCGCCCGTGACGCGATCTCCAAGCTCCCCGACCCGCcgaccgaggaggtcgtcgaggtggcCGAGAAAGGCCGCGTCGAGTGGTTCGCCGACCTGCTCGCCGGCCTGGGCCTACACATCCCGAgccgggaggaggaacgtgccggcgaggaggagcaccTCCTTCTACACCCGACACACCCGTCGCCCATCTTCGTCCTCTCTCACCCCAAGTTGCCCCAAGTCGCTGCAGGCGTCCTAGATGCCAAGAACATCCAGGCCAAACTCAAGCCCACGTCAGAAGACTCCAAGACGCTGCGTGATggcaacgacgaggtcgaggtccgTTCGGTCGATGCCGTTCCCGACGTTGCCAGTTTCCTCGCTAAGCGCCGCCTCACTGAGCCAGAGTACCCTCCCGCAATTGGGGAACTGTCGCTTGGAGACTCGACGCCAGCAGCCAAGGCACCCGACATGCACTCGCTGACCAagacgctcctcctccccggcGCCAAGGAGTACAATGCGAGCTGGACCCCGCTCTTCAACTTTGACACGTACTGGACCGAGCTGGATGCGGCGCGCAAACGGTCTGGTCGCGCGACAGGTATCATGCGTGAAGGACCATCTGGCAGTCGACCAGCCCTGGGCGACCTCATGCTCTACGGCGAGGCTGTAACCAGCACGCAGACGATGTTAGACCGCAACCCTGTTCTTCTTGCTGGTCTTCCGTCGCCACTCTCATTCCTCGCCTCGTTCCAGCTCAGCGGTCGCGGACGTGGAAGTAACGCCTGGCTCTCCCCAGCCGGCTGTTTGCAGTGGAGCAtgctcctcaccctcccagCGAGCATGGTCAGCAAAATGGTGTTGATCCAGTATCTCACGGCCTTGGCAGTTGCCGAGGCAGTagacgaggacgggcgGTTGGGCGTGCGCATCAAGTGGCCGAATGACATCTACGCCCAGGCTGAGGGGATTGGCGGCACCGAGATCGGGTCGGGCAAGAAAGGCATCGTCAAGATCGgcggcatcctcgtcaacacAAACTTTATCAATGGACAATGGcgcatcgtcgtcggtACAGGTCTCAACGTCCTCAACGCGCTGCCGACCACCTCGCTGAGCCAGCTGCATGACCTCCTCACTgagcgggcggcgcggagcgGGTCGACCAAGGCACTGCCCCCTCCCCCGACGATGGAGGGTACGCTCGCACGCATCATGAATGCGTTCGAGGCCAAGTGGGTCCAGTTTGTCGAGGCAGGTAGCTTTCAGCCCTTCATGGCAGAGTACCACGCTCGATGGCTCCACTCGAACCAGGAGgtcaccctcaccaccgTTACCCCGCACCAGCGTCTCCGTATCGTCGGTATCACGCCCGATTACGGTCTGATGCGTTGTGTGCCGGTgaccgcgagctcgagcatctttggccgcgaggtcgggaATACCGAGTACGTCGAGCTGCAGCCGGACGGGAACAGCTTTGATCTCATGGCGGGTATgatcaagaagaaggtcTAGTACGACGTAGGGCGTTAGCAGAGTGAGCCGGGGTTAGATGGCGCGTTGTTTACGTGTGGCCAGTTACCAACATCTAGATGCGATGTACTCTTGCTCGTTACCTCAGTCGGCCAGGCCGCCGCGGTGGTACATGGATGTCTGCATAGGTACTCCACAACGATGCTACAAAGCGCTCTGAACATGATGCTACACAGCGCCCCCGGCTTGCCCAAACCACGATGATGATGCTAATGAATGTCTACCAGTTGATGCCCTTGGGCGCCGGGAGCTGGTGCGTCTGCTCCCATGTATCGATAAATGACTTGATTGTTGCGCGCGTTGCTGCCGTGTCGCAGCGGATCGCGCCGCTCTCAACACCTGCCCTCTCGGCCACGAGGATTTTATTCATTTGCTGTGCACCGTACGTCTTGACGAGGGCAGGGCCGACTGTCTCGAGgtgcgcaaggaggagcggtCCGACAGCGGGGTGCTTAGCGAGATTGGCCTTGAGTGCGGTCGCGACCCAAGTCCATGCGGCCGGAAGGCGCCACTCTTCCgggacgagctcgaggagctgttTCGGCGTCGGTTGCGCGGGAAGCGTGTGTGCGAGACTCCCCAACGGGAGCGCCAGAACTGCAAGGTACATGCGCACGATGCCGATCATGCGCCGGATGTACTCGGAGTGACTCTCGTCGACAAGCTGGCCGGTCGACTGCTCGTATTCCTCCCGCGACTGGCCCTGCATGTCAGCGTGGACAGCAATAACGCTCACCTCAACCCGAACTGGCCAGTACGGCACAACGAAGGGACACTTCTTGACCAGGCGAGCGTACACCACGCTGCCAAACGCGGGGTGTCCACGAAGCATGACGCCCATGATTATACGGGCAAGAGGGAAGGCGGCCTCgggcttggcctcgacttCCCGCACAGCCTGCCGGATGAGTGCCTTGGCAGTGTGCGACAGCAAGTAGTAGTACGGAAGGTGCAGTTGCTCGGTGAGCTTTATTGGGTTGGCGGCACttggtggggaggagagctGTTCGTTGAACTTGGCGCAGAGGTCGTTGGTCTGTCGTTAGCGGAGCAAACTCCTGGCAGCTCTGTAACTCACAACGGCGAGAATCTTCTCCTGCGTGTTGACGACTTGCCCAATCCAGCGCTTGATTAAGCGCATAGTGGGAAGCAGCGTATCACGCATCTCTTTGTTGGCTTTGAGGGGATTAATGACCTCCGCCTTCATGCGCTTCTGCACGTCGACCCACTTGGCCCACTCACGGCGCCCATGCAAGGAGGTGTCAGCCGCAGCCCtcctctcgtcctcctggCGCTGAGCTGCCGCCTGCGCGGCCTGTGCCTCCTTCTGCTTCTGCTCCGCTTCTGCGCGGTCtgccgcctccttctctgccttctccttggctACGCGCTCCGCCtctgccttcctcgcgaGCGCCTCTTTCTCCGCGGCCACAGcccgcgcctcgtcgtcctccttgcgcttgcgtTCAGCAGTCGCACGCGCAGCCAGCTCCTCCCCATGGCGACGCTCAGACTCCTTGATCGCCGCGTCAATGTCCTGCCATGTCAGCTGTGCAAAGTAGACTCAGCTCACCGCCCAAAGCTGCGCCTGTCGTTCTTGGAAGCGGCGGGTGCgttccttctcctcggcctcggcgcggacaGCAAGCCCTTCCATCATGGCCAGCAGTTCATCAGCATCACGATCGCCCTGGATCTTTTGCTTTCGGTCATGCTCCTTGCGGATGTTCGACCTGATTTGGTCCAGCTCAGCCTGGCGTTCTGCAGCCTTGCGGTGGCCGTGCTTCCacgcgtcggcctcggtcgCACGTATCCACTTGGTGTACTCGCTGGGGCCGTTATCCCGGAGAAGGTCAGCCACAGTCGGCTCCCAGGGGCGCCAACTTGGACCAGCGACGGGGACTTTGTGGTTGGGTTTACGCGCGCCGGATGGGGCGCGCCGCGGtgctggtggaggagcagagcgcttctccttccttTACGTCAGATTCAATTTCCCAAGAATATCTTACTTGGGATTACGGTAACTTGTTTTCGAGGTGGTAGAcatgccgtcgaggagatcacCAACCTCATCTTCAGAGTTGGTGTCGTCTTCGCTATCGCTAAACACCAGAGTGTTGCGGATCGCGATGCCGAGTTTGGACAGTGGTTGCCTAGCATCAGCAAGGTGACTAGTATGTGACTCACCGGGTGAGGTCTGGCATGGGAAGATCATCACTCTCGTCAGACAAGTAACTAACGTCATCTTGGACAACGCCGACAAAGTTGTCGTCGGAATCAGAGTCCGAGTCTGGGATACCAAACTTCATGGCTGAGGTGATAATCAGCCACCCGTGGTGCCGTTGAAGTTTGCGCGCGTGAGGATGCGTAAAGCGCACAaatcgaggaggagagaaggaAATCTACAGTGAGATGAGACAAggaaggttgaggttgacgaAGATGTTGATGGCTGCACAGAGTGCCTTCCTCCACATGGAGATAAACCAAAGTCCGTGTCACGTGGTTTAAAGTGTTGAGGCATTTCGACTCTTAGACGGAGCCTGAGTCTCATCCCAAATGGTGCCGATCTGAGCGATCTGAGGGGTATTGTGGCGCCAAGAACATGCTCAGTAGTGTCAACAACAGACTTACTCTACCTATCTCATGGCCAAGATAAACTACTCTGCCTATGCACTCTTAATTCACGCAGCGGAGCATGTACGGTTGGTTAGTCCTCTGGGCCAGATAACGTTCGCGAGAACATCAAACGTGCGTGGGACATAAATACCCAATACCCGTGTGGAATCCAGGTCAGCTGCCCACCGTAGGTACCACATTTGGCTCTAATAACACCAGCCATCACCAACTGGACTCTCGACACTTCACACCGCATTATCCATGTCGTGGACAACACTACCGCCCGGCCCAGGAAGTCCAGGCGAGAGCTGGACTGCACATCCCGAGGCCTTCACCGACGGCCCAGCATACGCCGAGCCCCTTCACGCCAATCCGACCAAATACGTCGAGGATCACACCCATTCTGAAGACTGTGAGACGTCCGTTTATAAAGCTAACACCAGCCGGCTCCGAGCTGTGCGAGTACATCCGCGCATGTGCGCGGCAAGAACCCCGCGTATCCCTCCGCATCAGCGGGGATAATGGCCGCGCCTTTGACTTTACCATTGACCTCGCGCCGGTCctcgctcaaggaggcAGGAACATTCGCCTCTTCTCCCGCCCCACCGCCGCATATCGTACCGCACACGCATTACGCGATACAATATCCGGCCTCAGCCGAGATATAGCACAAGCTTGGGCAGCATGGTGGcgtgtcctcctccccgagTGGCAGACACGACAGCGGCGGCACTCCAACATCTACCCACCCTGGTCAGAAGGACCATGGAAGGATCAGGTCcaaggggaggaggaacggcTCCTCCGTCGCGAGCTGCGTGGATGGTGCGACGCATATTCTGCCGACAAGGGCGTAGTCAAGTGCTTCACActcaagaaggaggttTGGGGGTGGGACGTCGACCTTCTCCGCCGGACGTTGCAGCACCGTATTTGGGCTAGTGGACAGCGGGCTTTCGTCGACGTTGAGATCGAGtgtggcgaggacgacgtcacTGTCGAGCCAGAAAACACGGTTGTTCGCTTGAAGCATAATTCCTGGATCGTGGTTTTGGGTTGGGTCACCCTGCTCTACCCGCTCCTCTGGGTGCTCCTGCACCTGTTTGGGCGGTATGGAGCGACGTACGATCAGGCTGTTGCAAGTTGTGAGTCGAGCATGACACAGAATGAGACGATG
Above is a genomic segment from Cutaneotrichosporon cavernicola HIS019 DNA, chromosome: 1 containing:
- the BPL1 gene encoding uncharacterized protein (Biotin-protein ligase, N terminal) — protein: MPGPGPTAHQVLVYSGPGVSPLSLSHTLLTLSLHLLPHYTVQPVSASLLSSEPWEEHCALLVIPGGRDLPYVEELSLKTKATTRIADYVRDGGRYLGLCAGAYFASAEVRFDVGGTKEVTGKRALAFFPGTCAGPTHAGFDYGSESGAKAVSLIARDKVLDLIYYNGGGHFIMPAPLPGVQVVARYAEPPSPDADIAAVQITRGKGKALLLSVHPEYPLEDPPARDAISKLPDPPTEEVVEVAEKGRVEWFADLLAGLGLHIPSREEERAGEEEHLLLHPTHPSPIFVLSHPKLPQVAAGVLDAKNIQAKLKPTSEDSKTLRDGNDEVEVRSVDAVPDVASFLAKRRLTEPEYPPAIGELSLGDSTPAAKAPDMHSLTKTLLLPGAKEYNASWTPLFNFDTYWTELDAARKRSGRATGIMREGPSGSRPALGDLMLYGEAVTSTQTMLDRNPVLLAGLPSPLSFLASFQLSGRGRGSNAWLSPAGCLQWSMLLTLPASMVSKMVLIQYLTALAVAEAVDEDGRLGVRIKWPNDIYAQAEGIGGTEIGSGKKGIVKIGGILVNTNFINGQWRIVVGTGLNVLNALPTTSLSQLHDLLTERAARSGSTKALPPPPTMEGTLARIMNAFEAKWVQFVEAGSFQPFMAEYHARWLHSNQEVTLTTVTPHQRLRIVGITPDYGLMRCVPVTASSSIFGREVGNTEYVELQPDGNSFDLMAGMIKKKV
- the GLE1 gene encoding uncharacterized protein (GLE1-like protein), with protein sequence MKFGIPDSDSDSDDNFVGVVQDDVSYLSDESDDLPMPDLTRQPLSKLGIAIRNTLVFSDSEDDTNSEDEVGDLLDGMSTTSKTSYRNPKKEKRSAPPPAPRRAPSGARKPNHKVPVAGPSWRPWEPTVADLLRDNGPSEYTKWIRATEADAWKHGHRKAAERQAELDQIRSNIRKEHDRKQKIQGDRDADELLAMMEGLAVRAEAEEKERTRRFQERQAQLWADIDAAIKESERRHGEELAARATAERKRKEDDEARAVAAEKEALARKAEAERVAKEKAEKEAADRAEAEQKQKEAQAAQAAAQRQEDERRAAADTSLHGRREWAKWVDVQKRMKAEVINPLKANKEMRDTLLPTMRLIKRWIGQVVNTQEKILAVTNDLCAKFNEQLSSPPSAANPIKLTEQLHLPYYYLLSHTAKALIRQAVREVEAKPEAAFPLARIIMGVMLRGHPAFGSVVYARLVKKCPFVVPYWPVRVEGQSREEYEQSTGQLVDESHSEYIRRMIGIVRMYLAVLALPLGSLAHTLPAQPTPKQLLELVPEEWRLPAAWTWVATALKANLAKHPAVGPLLLAHLETVGPALVKTYGAQQMNKILVAERAGVESGAIRCDTAATRATIKSFIDTWEQTHQLPAPKGINW